The following coding sequences are from one Diospyros lotus cultivar Yz01 chromosome 7, ASM1463336v1, whole genome shotgun sequence window:
- the LOC127806607 gene encoding serine/threonine protein phosphatase 2A 57 kDa regulatory subunit B' kappa isoform-like, with translation MLKQILGRLPRKTSKSDSLDSAGSNSSGNGGLNFGSGIQFTNSCNVVSARLNVVKRMSSAIFPSSNGTVVEMVEPHISFKDISNSEKQNLFISKLNLCCSVYDFNNSGKNCEEKDVKRQTLVELVDFVASGSAKFNEQAIASTCKMCAINLFRDFPPKCRSYAARGETEDEEPMFDPAWSHLQLVYDLLLRFVGCNSLDVKVAKKYVDHSFVLRLLDLFESEDPRERDCLKTILHRLYGKFMVHRPFIRKSVSNIIYRFVFETERHNGIAELLEIFGSIITGFAVPLKEEHKMFLWRALIPLHKPKSIGAYHQQLTYCVVQFVEKEPRLGSMVIKGLLKYWPVTSSQKELMFLSEVEELLEKINTAEFEKIMVPLFRRIACCLNSSHFQVAERAHFLWNNDHILNFIMQNRQVILPLIFSALERNTQSHWNQSVLNLTQNVRKMFYEMDEELVLTCQGKFEEENSKLSVAAERRRLTWERLETAAAFQPVAHGNLRGLVKPAACAVAC, from the exons ATGCTTAAGCAAATTCTGGGGAGACTCCCGCGGAAAACATCAAAATCTGATTCTTTAGACTCTGCCGGGAGCAATTCTTCTGGCAATGGTGGTCTCAACTTTGGCAGTGGAATCCAATTTACCAACAGTTGCAATGTTGTGTCGGCCAGATTGAATGTGGTTAAACGGATGTCTTCGGCGATTTTCCCATCCAGTAATGGTACCGTAGTGGAAATGGTGGAACCCCATATATCTTTCAAAGATATTTCGAATTCAGAGAAACAGAACCTATTCATCAGCAAGTTAAACCTATGTTGTTCGGTATACGATTTCAACAACTCCGGTAAGAACTGCGAGGAGAAAGATGTTAAACGGCAGACCCTGGTAGAACTTGTTGATTTTGTTGCTTCTGGATCTGCAAAATTCAACGAACAGGCAATTGCTTCGACGTGCAAAATGTGCGCGATTAACCTTTTTAGAGATTTTCCACCCAAGTGTAGGTCTTATGCTGCTCGGGGTGAAACTGAAGACGAGGAACCGATGTTTGATCCTGCTTGGTCACATTTGCAGCTCGTTTATGACCTACTCCTTCGGTTTGTAGGTTGCAATTCTCTTGATGTAAAGGTAGCGAAAAAGTACGTAGACCATTCTTTTGTTTTAAGATTACTTGACCTATTCGAATCAGAGGACCCAAGGGAAAGAGATTGCTTAAAAACCATACTGCATCGGCTTTATGGGAAGTTCATGGTGCATAGGCCTTTCATTCGAAAATCTGTCAGCAACATTATCTACCGTTTTGTTTTTGAAACCGAGCGTCACAATGGAATTGCTGAGTTGTTGGAGATTTTTGGAAGTATAATTACCGGGTTTGCTGTACCTTTGAAGGAGGAACACAAAATGTTCCTGTGGCGAGCTCTGATCCCTCTGCACAAACCTAAATCAATCGGTGCTTATCATCAACAGTTAACCTATTGTGTTGTACAGTTCGTAGAAAAGGAGCCGAGATTGGGCAGCATGGTGATCAAGGGGTTGTTGAAATATTGGCCCGTGACAAGTAGCCAGAAGGAGTTGATGTTCTTGAGCGAGGTGGAAGAGCTTTTGGAAAAAATTAACACAGCAGAGTTTGAAAAGATCATGGTCCCATTATTCCGCCGGATAGCATGCTGCCTCAATAGCTCCCATTTCCAG GTGGCTGAAAGAGCACATTTCCTATGGAACAATGACCACATCCTAAATTTTATCATGCAAAACCGGCAGGTGATTCTGCCTCTCATCTTCTCAGCTCTGGAGCGAAACACCCAAAGCCATTGGAACCAGTCGGTGCTCAACCTGACACAAAATGTTAGGAAAATGTTCTACGAGATGGATGAAGAGCTCGTGCTCACCTGCCAAGGCAAGTTTGAGGAGGAAAACTCGAAGCTGAGCGTTGCAGCTGAGAGGCGACGATTGACATGGGAGCGCCTGGAAACGGCTGCTGCTTTTCAACCCGTTGCTCACGGTAACCTCAGAGGTCTGGTAAAACCTGCTGCCTGCGCGGTTGCATGCTAA